The Pan paniscus chromosome 1, NHGRI_mPanPan1-v2.0_pri, whole genome shotgun sequence genome has a segment encoding these proteins:
- the ATXN7L2 gene encoding ataxin-7-like protein 2 isoform X5: MAVRERAAAAMAALERRVPSLDDFAGQSWSSWVERADLPAADGAELEESSKNMKKLDAMTLIKEDMSIFGHCPAHDDFYLVVCNHCSQVVKPQAFQKHCERRHGPLSKLYARAPPPPPAPASSQKCHVVNGQGPACRAPGSTKTSSREKGQGSRSRGHQPPEKTQKDNLCLFVPVVNLEKMSSLPKPDGHGIRVAPPSAFLSQPGGLTKDSPGKPPMAPPSKEPPGRENIEIIPSEGSSHWAEGSPPEKEPSGTRLPAKTHRKMARKECDLNRQCGVINPETKKICTRLLTCKIHSVHQRREVQGRAKDFDVLVAELKANSRKGESPKEKSPGRKEQVLERPSQELPSSVQVVAAVAAPSSTFSVRAKQTYPYCALPRSRASSESELDDEGPCGGDGDPGLFPFPMPRGGTQASSEESEEEGTSDDLHPPPDCHYATRPPRPQAFCTFGSRLVSPGCYVFSRRLDRFCSALSSMLERHLSSHMWKKIPPAAEPPAHLVNSPLSAPLSPSSTGTCPRLPGPPPRPACPASMPPTKDNLVPSYPAGSPSVAAACSQAECMGGSQAITSPLPANTPSPSFSKLPPSKASKSSKGKDGVEVEAPSRKRKLSPGPTTLKRTCILEPTGKGKPSGCRGLSAKTKTALSMGLNGTMGPRVKRAGPLDCRGSPHQLPTPVKASQLENQGAAGHPAKALPTNCLSEEEVAKKRKNLATYCRPVKAKHCQAGAPADVACSVRRKKPGPALAFEEKCSTLKVLELPLFPEGKGV; this comes from the exons ATGGCGGTGCGTGAACGCGCGGCGGCAGCAATGGCCGCTCTGGAGCGGCGGGTGCCGAGTCTCGATGACTTCGCGGGACAGAGCTGGAGCTCGTGGGTGGAGCGGGCCGACCTGCCCGCGGCTGACG GGGCTGAGCTGGAGGAGAGTAGCAAAAACATGAAGAAGTTGGATGCCATGACCCTCATTAAAGAAG ACATGTCCATCTTCGGGCACTGCCCTGCCCATGATGACTTCTACTTGGTTGTGTGTAACCACTGCAGCCAAGTGGTGAAGCCTCAAGCTTTCCAGAAGCACTGCG AAAGAAGACATGGGCCCCTCAGCAAGCTTTATGCCcgggccccacccccacctccagcccctgccAGCTCTCAGAAATGCCATGTAGTGAATGGGCAGGGCCCAGCTTGTAGGGCCCCAGGTTCCACGAAAACCTCCTCCAGGGAGAAGGGCCAGGGGTCCCGGAGCCGTGGCCACCAGCCTCCTGAGAAGACCCAGAAAGACAACCTCTG CCTTTTCGTGCCTGTGGTGAATCTGGAGAAGATGTCCAGTCTCCCAAAGCCTGATGGACATGGAATCAGGGTGGCCCcaccctctgcttttctcagccAGCCAGGGGGCCTCACCAAGGACTCCCCTGGAAAACCTCCCATGGCTCCCCCTTCTAAAGAACCTCCTGGCAGAGAGAACATCGAGATCATCCCCAGTGAGGGGTCCAGTCACTGGGCTGAAGGCAGCCCTCCTGAAAAGGAGCCCAGTGGGACCAGGCTGCCCGCTAAAACCCACCGGAAGATGGCTC GGAAGGAGTGCGACCTCAACAGGCAGTGTGGGGTAATAAATCCAGAGACCAAAAAGATCTGTACCCGCCTGTTGACCTGCAAG ATCCACTCAGTACACCAGCGCCGGGAAGTCCAGGGCCGGGCCAAGGACTTTGACGTGCTGGTGGCAGAGCTGAAGGCCAACTCCCGCAAAGGGGAGTCTCCCAAGGAGAAGAGCCCAGGGCGCAAGGAGCAAGTTCTCGAGCGCCCCTCCCAGGAGCTCCCCTCCTCAGTCCAGGTTGTAGCAGCGGTGGCTGCTCCCAGCAGCACCTTCTCTGTTCGTGCCAAGCAGACCTACCCATACTGTGCACTGCCCAG GTCCCGGGCCTCCTCCGAGAGTGAATTGGATGATGAAGGCCCCTGTGGTGGTGATGGGGACCCaggcctcttccccttccccatgCCCCGGGGTGGGACCCAGGCCTCCAGCGAAGAGAGTGAGGAGGAGGGGACATCTGACGACCTCCACCCACCCCCTGACTGCCATTATGCAACCCGGCCCCCACGGCCACAGGCG TTCTGCACCTTTGGGAGCCGGCTGGTGAGCCCAGGATGCTATGTGTTTAGCCGCCGGCTGGACCGGTTCTGCTCAGCACTCAGCTCCATGCTGGAACGGCACCTCAGCTCACACATGTGGAA GAAGATCCCACCGGCAGCTGAACCTCCAGCTCACCTTGTCAACTCCCCGTTATCTGCTCCCCTGAGCCCATCctctacaggcacctgcccccgcCTTCCAGGTCCACCCCCGAGACCTGCCTGCCCAGCCTCCATGCCCCCCACCAAGGACAACCTTGTCCCCAGCTACCCTGCAGGCTCCCCCAgcgtggcggctgcctgtagccAGGCAGAGTGCATGGGCGGGAGCCAGGCTATCACCTCACCACTGCCTGCCAACACGCCATCCCCGTCCTTCAGCAAGCTGCCGCCTTCCAAGGCCAGCAAGTCATCCAAAGGCAAGGACGGGGTGGAGGTGGAGGCCCCTTCTCGAAAGCGGAAGTTATCCCCTGGCCCCACCACTCTTAAACGGACCTGCATCCTGGAGCCCACTGGAAAAGGGAAACCCTCTGGCTGTAGGGGCCTCTCGGCCAAAACTAAAACAGCCCTGAGCATGGGGCTTAATGGGACAATGGGGCCAAGAGTGAAGCGGGCAGGGCCCCTGGACTGTCGTGGCTCCCCTCATCAGCTCCCCACACCAGTCAAGGCTTCtcagctggagaaccagggagcAGCCGGACACCCAGCCAAGGCCCTGCCAACCAACTGCCTCTCTGAGGAGGAGGTGGCCAAGAAGCGGAAAAACCTGGCCACTTATTGCCGGCCAGTGAAGGCCAAGCACTGTCAGGCTGGTGCCCCTGCTGATGTGGCCTGCTCTGTGCGCCGCAAGAAGCCAGGCCCGGCCCTGGCCTTTGAGGAGAAGTGCTCTACACTGAAG GTACTGGAGCTACCTCTGTTCCCTGAAGGAAAGGGAGTTTGA
- the ATXN7L2 gene encoding ataxin-7-like protein 2 isoform X3 produces the protein MAVRERAAAAMAALERRVPSLDDFAGQSWSSWVERADLPAADGAELEESSKNMKKLDAMTLIKEDMSIFGHCPAHDDFYLVVCNHCSQVVKPQAFQKHCERRHGPLSKLYARAPPPPPAPASSQKCHVVNGQGPACRAPGSTKTSSREKGQGSRSRGHQPPEKTQKDNLCQPGGLTKDSPGKPPMAPPSKEPPGRENIEIIPSEGSSHWAEGSPPEKEPSGTRLPAKTHRKMARKECDLNRQCGVINPETKKICTRLLTCKIHSVHQRREVQGRAKDFDVLVAELKANSRKGESPKEKSPGRKEQVLERPSQELPSSVQVVAAVAAPSSTFSVRAKQTYPYCALPRSRASSESELDDEGPCGGDGDPGLFPFPMPRGGTQASSEESEEEGTSDDLHPPPDCHYATRPPRPQAFCTFGSRLVSPGCYVFSRRLDRFCSALSSMLERHLSSHMWKKIPPAAEPPAHLVNSPLSAPLSPSSTGTCPRLPGPPPRPACPASMPPTKDNLVPSYPAGSPSVAAACSQAECMGGSQAITSPLPANTPSPSFSKLPPSKASKSSKGKDGVEVEAPSRKRKLSPGPTTLKRTCILEPTGKGKPSGCRGLSAKTKTALSMGLNGTMGPRVKRAGPLDCRGSPHQLPTPVKASQLENQGAAGHPAKALPTNCLSEEEVAKKRKNLATYCRPVKAKHCQAGAPADVACSVRRKKPGPALAFEEKCSTLKVLELPLFPEGKGV, from the exons ATGGCGGTGCGTGAACGCGCGGCGGCAGCAATGGCCGCTCTGGAGCGGCGGGTGCCGAGTCTCGATGACTTCGCGGGACAGAGCTGGAGCTCGTGGGTGGAGCGGGCCGACCTGCCCGCGGCTGACG GGGCTGAGCTGGAGGAGAGTAGCAAAAACATGAAGAAGTTGGATGCCATGACCCTCATTAAAGAAG ACATGTCCATCTTCGGGCACTGCCCTGCCCATGATGACTTCTACTTGGTTGTGTGTAACCACTGCAGCCAAGTGGTGAAGCCTCAAGCTTTCCAGAAGCACTGCG AAAGAAGACATGGGCCCCTCAGCAAGCTTTATGCCcgggccccacccccacctccagcccctgccAGCTCTCAGAAATGCCATGTAGTGAATGGGCAGGGCCCAGCTTGTAGGGCCCCAGGTTCCACGAAAACCTCCTCCAGGGAGAAGGGCCAGGGGTCCCGGAGCCGTGGCCACCAGCCTCCTGAGAAGACCCAGAAAGACAACCTCTG ccAGCCAGGGGGCCTCACCAAGGACTCCCCTGGAAAACCTCCCATGGCTCCCCCTTCTAAAGAACCTCCTGGCAGAGAGAACATCGAGATCATCCCCAGTGAGGGGTCCAGTCACTGGGCTGAAGGCAGCCCTCCTGAAAAGGAGCCCAGTGGGACCAGGCTGCCCGCTAAAACCCACCGGAAGATGGCTC GGAAGGAGTGCGACCTCAACAGGCAGTGTGGGGTAATAAATCCAGAGACCAAAAAGATCTGTACCCGCCTGTTGACCTGCAAG ATCCACTCAGTACACCAGCGCCGGGAAGTCCAGGGCCGGGCCAAGGACTTTGACGTGCTGGTGGCAGAGCTGAAGGCCAACTCCCGCAAAGGGGAGTCTCCCAAGGAGAAGAGCCCAGGGCGCAAGGAGCAAGTTCTCGAGCGCCCCTCCCAGGAGCTCCCCTCCTCAGTCCAGGTTGTAGCAGCGGTGGCTGCTCCCAGCAGCACCTTCTCTGTTCGTGCCAAGCAGACCTACCCATACTGTGCACTGCCCAG GTCCCGGGCCTCCTCCGAGAGTGAATTGGATGATGAAGGCCCCTGTGGTGGTGATGGGGACCCaggcctcttccccttccccatgCCCCGGGGTGGGACCCAGGCCTCCAGCGAAGAGAGTGAGGAGGAGGGGACATCTGACGACCTCCACCCACCCCCTGACTGCCATTATGCAACCCGGCCCCCACGGCCACAGGCG TTCTGCACCTTTGGGAGCCGGCTGGTGAGCCCAGGATGCTATGTGTTTAGCCGCCGGCTGGACCGGTTCTGCTCAGCACTCAGCTCCATGCTGGAACGGCACCTCAGCTCACACATGTGGAA GAAGATCCCACCGGCAGCTGAACCTCCAGCTCACCTTGTCAACTCCCCGTTATCTGCTCCCCTGAGCCCATCctctacaggcacctgcccccgcCTTCCAGGTCCACCCCCGAGACCTGCCTGCCCAGCCTCCATGCCCCCCACCAAGGACAACCTTGTCCCCAGCTACCCTGCAGGCTCCCCCAgcgtggcggctgcctgtagccAGGCAGAGTGCATGGGCGGGAGCCAGGCTATCACCTCACCACTGCCTGCCAACACGCCATCCCCGTCCTTCAGCAAGCTGCCGCCTTCCAAGGCCAGCAAGTCATCCAAAGGCAAGGACGGGGTGGAGGTGGAGGCCCCTTCTCGAAAGCGGAAGTTATCCCCTGGCCCCACCACTCTTAAACGGACCTGCATCCTGGAGCCCACTGGAAAAGGGAAACCCTCTGGCTGTAGGGGCCTCTCGGCCAAAACTAAAACAGCCCTGAGCATGGGGCTTAATGGGACAATGGGGCCAAGAGTGAAGCGGGCAGGGCCCCTGGACTGTCGTGGCTCCCCTCATCAGCTCCCCACACCAGTCAAGGCTTCtcagctggagaaccagggagcAGCCGGACACCCAGCCAAGGCCCTGCCAACCAACTGCCTCTCTGAGGAGGAGGTGGCCAAGAAGCGGAAAAACCTGGCCACTTATTGCCGGCCAGTGAAGGCCAAGCACTGTCAGGCTGGTGCCCCTGCTGATGTGGCCTGCTCTGTGCGCCGCAAGAAGCCAGGCCCGGCCCTGGCCTTTGAGGAGAAGTGCTCTACACTGAAG GTACTGGAGCTACCTCTGTTCCCTGAAGGAAAGGGAGTTTGA
- the ATXN7L2 gene encoding ataxin-7-like protein 2 isoform X1, producing MAVRERAAAAMAALERRVPSLDDFAGQSWSSWVERADLPAADGAELEESSKNMKKLDAMTLIKEDMSIFGHCPAHDDFYLVVCNHCSQVVKPQAFQKHCERRHGPLSKLYARAPPPPPAPASSQKCHVVNGQGPACRAPGSTKTSSREKGQGSRSRGHQPPEKTQKDNLCLFVPVVNLEKMSSLPKPDGHGIRVAPPSAFLSQPGGLTKDSPGKPPMAPPSKEPPGRENIEIIPSEGSSHWAEGSPPEKEPSGTRLPAKTHRKMARKECDLNRQCGVINPETKKICTRLLTCKIHSVHQRREVQGRAKDFDVLVAELKANSRKGESPKEKSPGRKEQVLERPSQELPSSVQVVAAVAAPSSTFSVRAKQTYPYCALPRSRASSESELDDEGPCGGDGDPGLFPFPMPRGGTQASSEESEEEGTSDDLHPPPDCHYATRPPRPQAFCTFGSRLVSPGCYVFSRRLDRFCSALSSMLERHLSSHMWKKIPPAAEPPAHLVNSPLSAPLSPSSTGTCPRLPGPPPRPACPASMPPTKDNLVPSYPAGSPSVAAACSQAECMGGSQAITSPLPANTPSPSFSKLPPSKASKSSKGKDGVEVEAPSRKRKLSPGPTTLKRTCILEPTGKGKPSGCRGLSAKTKTALSMGLNGTMGPRVKRAGPLDCRGSPHQLPTPVKASQLENQGAAGHPAKALPTNCLSEEEVAKKRKNLATYCRPVKAKHCQAGAPADVACSVRRKKPGPALAFEEKCSTLKSKAH from the exons ATGGCGGTGCGTGAACGCGCGGCGGCAGCAATGGCCGCTCTGGAGCGGCGGGTGCCGAGTCTCGATGACTTCGCGGGACAGAGCTGGAGCTCGTGGGTGGAGCGGGCCGACCTGCCCGCGGCTGACG GGGCTGAGCTGGAGGAGAGTAGCAAAAACATGAAGAAGTTGGATGCCATGACCCTCATTAAAGAAG ACATGTCCATCTTCGGGCACTGCCCTGCCCATGATGACTTCTACTTGGTTGTGTGTAACCACTGCAGCCAAGTGGTGAAGCCTCAAGCTTTCCAGAAGCACTGCG AAAGAAGACATGGGCCCCTCAGCAAGCTTTATGCCcgggccccacccccacctccagcccctgccAGCTCTCAGAAATGCCATGTAGTGAATGGGCAGGGCCCAGCTTGTAGGGCCCCAGGTTCCACGAAAACCTCCTCCAGGGAGAAGGGCCAGGGGTCCCGGAGCCGTGGCCACCAGCCTCCTGAGAAGACCCAGAAAGACAACCTCTG CCTTTTCGTGCCTGTGGTGAATCTGGAGAAGATGTCCAGTCTCCCAAAGCCTGATGGACATGGAATCAGGGTGGCCCcaccctctgcttttctcagccAGCCAGGGGGCCTCACCAAGGACTCCCCTGGAAAACCTCCCATGGCTCCCCCTTCTAAAGAACCTCCTGGCAGAGAGAACATCGAGATCATCCCCAGTGAGGGGTCCAGTCACTGGGCTGAAGGCAGCCCTCCTGAAAAGGAGCCCAGTGGGACCAGGCTGCCCGCTAAAACCCACCGGAAGATGGCTC GGAAGGAGTGCGACCTCAACAGGCAGTGTGGGGTAATAAATCCAGAGACCAAAAAGATCTGTACCCGCCTGTTGACCTGCAAG ATCCACTCAGTACACCAGCGCCGGGAAGTCCAGGGCCGGGCCAAGGACTTTGACGTGCTGGTGGCAGAGCTGAAGGCCAACTCCCGCAAAGGGGAGTCTCCCAAGGAGAAGAGCCCAGGGCGCAAGGAGCAAGTTCTCGAGCGCCCCTCCCAGGAGCTCCCCTCCTCAGTCCAGGTTGTAGCAGCGGTGGCTGCTCCCAGCAGCACCTTCTCTGTTCGTGCCAAGCAGACCTACCCATACTGTGCACTGCCCAG GTCCCGGGCCTCCTCCGAGAGTGAATTGGATGATGAAGGCCCCTGTGGTGGTGATGGGGACCCaggcctcttccccttccccatgCCCCGGGGTGGGACCCAGGCCTCCAGCGAAGAGAGTGAGGAGGAGGGGACATCTGACGACCTCCACCCACCCCCTGACTGCCATTATGCAACCCGGCCCCCACGGCCACAGGCG TTCTGCACCTTTGGGAGCCGGCTGGTGAGCCCAGGATGCTATGTGTTTAGCCGCCGGCTGGACCGGTTCTGCTCAGCACTCAGCTCCATGCTGGAACGGCACCTCAGCTCACACATGTGGAA GAAGATCCCACCGGCAGCTGAACCTCCAGCTCACCTTGTCAACTCCCCGTTATCTGCTCCCCTGAGCCCATCctctacaggcacctgcccccgcCTTCCAGGTCCACCCCCGAGACCTGCCTGCCCAGCCTCCATGCCCCCCACCAAGGACAACCTTGTCCCCAGCTACCCTGCAGGCTCCCCCAgcgtggcggctgcctgtagccAGGCAGAGTGCATGGGCGGGAGCCAGGCTATCACCTCACCACTGCCTGCCAACACGCCATCCCCGTCCTTCAGCAAGCTGCCGCCTTCCAAGGCCAGCAAGTCATCCAAAGGCAAGGACGGGGTGGAGGTGGAGGCCCCTTCTCGAAAGCGGAAGTTATCCCCTGGCCCCACCACTCTTAAACGGACCTGCATCCTGGAGCCCACTGGAAAAGGGAAACCCTCTGGCTGTAGGGGCCTCTCGGCCAAAACTAAAACAGCCCTGAGCATGGGGCTTAATGGGACAATGGGGCCAAGAGTGAAGCGGGCAGGGCCCCTGGACTGTCGTGGCTCCCCTCATCAGCTCCCCACACCAGTCAAGGCTTCtcagctggagaaccagggagcAGCCGGACACCCAGCCAAGGCCCTGCCAACCAACTGCCTCTCTGAGGAGGAGGTGGCCAAGAAGCGGAAAAACCTGGCCACTTATTGCCGGCCAGTGAAGGCCAAGCACTGTCAGGCTGGTGCCCCTGCTGATGTGGCCTGCTCTGTGCGCCGCAAGAAGCCAGGCCCGGCCCTGGCCTTTGAGGAGAAGTGCTCTACACTGAAG
- the ATXN7L2 gene encoding ataxin-7-like protein 2 isoform X2 yields the protein MAVRERAAAAMAALERRVPSLDDFAGQSWSSWVERADLPAADDMSIFGHCPAHDDFYLVVCNHCSQVVKPQAFQKHCERRHGPLSKLYARAPPPPPAPASSQKCHVVNGQGPACRAPGSTKTSSREKGQGSRSRGHQPPEKTQKDNLCLFVPVVNLEKMSSLPKPDGHGIRVAPPSAFLSQPGGLTKDSPGKPPMAPPSKEPPGRENIEIIPSEGSSHWAEGSPPEKEPSGTRLPAKTHRKMARKECDLNRQCGVINPETKKICTRLLTCKIHSVHQRREVQGRAKDFDVLVAELKANSRKGESPKEKSPGRKEQVLERPSQELPSSVQVVAAVAAPSSTFSVRAKQTYPYCALPRSRASSESELDDEGPCGGDGDPGLFPFPMPRGGTQASSEESEEEGTSDDLHPPPDCHYATRPPRPQAFCTFGSRLVSPGCYVFSRRLDRFCSALSSMLERHLSSHMWKKIPPAAEPPAHLVNSPLSAPLSPSSTGTCPRLPGPPPRPACPASMPPTKDNLVPSYPAGSPSVAAACSQAECMGGSQAITSPLPANTPSPSFSKLPPSKASKSSKGKDGVEVEAPSRKRKLSPGPTTLKRTCILEPTGKGKPSGCRGLSAKTKTALSMGLNGTMGPRVKRAGPLDCRGSPHQLPTPVKASQLENQGAAGHPAKALPTNCLSEEEVAKKRKNLATYCRPVKAKHCQAGAPADVACSVRRKKPGPALAFEEKCSTLKVLELPLFPEGKGV from the exons ATGGCGGTGCGTGAACGCGCGGCGGCAGCAATGGCCGCTCTGGAGCGGCGGGTGCCGAGTCTCGATGACTTCGCGGGACAGAGCTGGAGCTCGTGGGTGGAGCGGGCCGACCTGCCCGCGGCTGACG ACATGTCCATCTTCGGGCACTGCCCTGCCCATGATGACTTCTACTTGGTTGTGTGTAACCACTGCAGCCAAGTGGTGAAGCCTCAAGCTTTCCAGAAGCACTGCG AAAGAAGACATGGGCCCCTCAGCAAGCTTTATGCCcgggccccacccccacctccagcccctgccAGCTCTCAGAAATGCCATGTAGTGAATGGGCAGGGCCCAGCTTGTAGGGCCCCAGGTTCCACGAAAACCTCCTCCAGGGAGAAGGGCCAGGGGTCCCGGAGCCGTGGCCACCAGCCTCCTGAGAAGACCCAGAAAGACAACCTCTG CCTTTTCGTGCCTGTGGTGAATCTGGAGAAGATGTCCAGTCTCCCAAAGCCTGATGGACATGGAATCAGGGTGGCCCcaccctctgcttttctcagccAGCCAGGGGGCCTCACCAAGGACTCCCCTGGAAAACCTCCCATGGCTCCCCCTTCTAAAGAACCTCCTGGCAGAGAGAACATCGAGATCATCCCCAGTGAGGGGTCCAGTCACTGGGCTGAAGGCAGCCCTCCTGAAAAGGAGCCCAGTGGGACCAGGCTGCCCGCTAAAACCCACCGGAAGATGGCTC GGAAGGAGTGCGACCTCAACAGGCAGTGTGGGGTAATAAATCCAGAGACCAAAAAGATCTGTACCCGCCTGTTGACCTGCAAG ATCCACTCAGTACACCAGCGCCGGGAAGTCCAGGGCCGGGCCAAGGACTTTGACGTGCTGGTGGCAGAGCTGAAGGCCAACTCCCGCAAAGGGGAGTCTCCCAAGGAGAAGAGCCCAGGGCGCAAGGAGCAAGTTCTCGAGCGCCCCTCCCAGGAGCTCCCCTCCTCAGTCCAGGTTGTAGCAGCGGTGGCTGCTCCCAGCAGCACCTTCTCTGTTCGTGCCAAGCAGACCTACCCATACTGTGCACTGCCCAG GTCCCGGGCCTCCTCCGAGAGTGAATTGGATGATGAAGGCCCCTGTGGTGGTGATGGGGACCCaggcctcttccccttccccatgCCCCGGGGTGGGACCCAGGCCTCCAGCGAAGAGAGTGAGGAGGAGGGGACATCTGACGACCTCCACCCACCCCCTGACTGCCATTATGCAACCCGGCCCCCACGGCCACAGGCG TTCTGCACCTTTGGGAGCCGGCTGGTGAGCCCAGGATGCTATGTGTTTAGCCGCCGGCTGGACCGGTTCTGCTCAGCACTCAGCTCCATGCTGGAACGGCACCTCAGCTCACACATGTGGAA GAAGATCCCACCGGCAGCTGAACCTCCAGCTCACCTTGTCAACTCCCCGTTATCTGCTCCCCTGAGCCCATCctctacaggcacctgcccccgcCTTCCAGGTCCACCCCCGAGACCTGCCTGCCCAGCCTCCATGCCCCCCACCAAGGACAACCTTGTCCCCAGCTACCCTGCAGGCTCCCCCAgcgtggcggctgcctgtagccAGGCAGAGTGCATGGGCGGGAGCCAGGCTATCACCTCACCACTGCCTGCCAACACGCCATCCCCGTCCTTCAGCAAGCTGCCGCCTTCCAAGGCCAGCAAGTCATCCAAAGGCAAGGACGGGGTGGAGGTGGAGGCCCCTTCTCGAAAGCGGAAGTTATCCCCTGGCCCCACCACTCTTAAACGGACCTGCATCCTGGAGCCCACTGGAAAAGGGAAACCCTCTGGCTGTAGGGGCCTCTCGGCCAAAACTAAAACAGCCCTGAGCATGGGGCTTAATGGGACAATGGGGCCAAGAGTGAAGCGGGCAGGGCCCCTGGACTGTCGTGGCTCCCCTCATCAGCTCCCCACACCAGTCAAGGCTTCtcagctggagaaccagggagcAGCCGGACACCCAGCCAAGGCCCTGCCAACCAACTGCCTCTCTGAGGAGGAGGTGGCCAAGAAGCGGAAAAACCTGGCCACTTATTGCCGGCCAGTGAAGGCCAAGCACTGTCAGGCTGGTGCCCCTGCTGATGTGGCCTGCTCTGTGCGCCGCAAGAAGCCAGGCCCGGCCCTGGCCTTTGAGGAGAAGTGCTCTACACTGAAG GTACTGGAGCTACCTCTGTTCCCTGAAGGAAAGGGAGTTTGA